Proteins co-encoded in one Pan paniscus chromosome 23, NHGRI_mPanPan1-v2.0_pri, whole genome shotgun sequence genomic window:
- the SEC14L4 gene encoding SEC14-like protein 4 isoform X4, whose translation MLMTTSSCAGCELETLTCRNPKTCSEGPKSPQPTSCPHALRAWHMEFRKQQDLDNIVTWQPPEVIQLYDSGGLCGYDYEGCPVYFNIIGCLDPKGLLLSASKQDMIRKRIKVCELLLHECELQTQQLGRKIEMALMVFDMEGLSLKHLWKPAVEVYQQFFSILEANYPETLKNLIVIRAPKLFPVAFNLVKSFMSEETRRKIVILGDNWKQELTKFISPDQLPVEFGGTMTDPDGNPKCLTKINYGGEVPKSYYLCEQVRLQYEHTKSVGRGSSLQVENEILFPGCVLRWQFASDGGDIGFGVFLKTKMGERQSAREMTEVLPSQRYNAHMVPEDGSLTCLQAGVYVLRFDNTYSRMHAKKLSYTVEVLLPDKASEETLRSLKAMRPSPTQ comes from the exons CTCGAAACTTTGACCTGCAGAAATCCGAAGACATGCTCCGAAGG ACCCAAGTCCCCCCAGCCCACCTCCTGTCCCCACGCCCTGAGAGCCTGG CACATGGAGTTCCGGAAGCAACAAGACCTGGACAACATTGTCACATGGCAGCCCCCTGAG GTCATCCAGCTGTATGACTCGGGTGGTCTTTGTGGCTACGACTACGAAGGCTGCCCTGTGTACTTCAACATCATTGGGTGCCTCGACCCCAAGGGTCTCCTGCTGTCAGCCTCCAAGCAGGATATGATCCGGAAGCGCATCAAGGTCTGTGAGCTGCTGTTGCATGAGTGTGAGCTGCAGACTCAGCAG CTGGGCAGGAAGATCGAGATGGCGCTGATGGTGTTTGACATGGAGGGGCTGAGCCTGAAACACCTGTGGAAGCCAGCTGTGGAGGTCTACCAGCAG TTTTTTAGCATCCTGGAAGCAAATTATCCTGAGACTCTGAAGAATTTAATTGTTATTCGAG CCCCAAAACTGTTCCCCGTGGCCTTCAACTTGGTCAAGTCGTTCATGAGTGAGGAGACACGCAGGAAGATTGTGATTCTGGGAG ACAACTGGAAGCAGGAGCTGACAAAATTCATCAGCCCCGACCAGCTGCCCGTGGAGTTTGGGGGGACCATGACTGACCCCGATGGCAACCCCAAGTGCCTGACCAAG ATCAACTACGGGGGTGAGGTGCCCAAGAGCTACTACCTGTGCGAGCAGGTGAGGCTACAGTATGAGCACACGAAGTCCGTGGGCCGCGGCTCCTCCCTGCAGGTGGAGAATGAGATCCTGTTCCCGGGCTGTGTGCTCAG GTGGCAGTTTGCCTCAGATGGTGGGGACATCGGCTTTGGGGTTTTCCTGAAGACCAAGATGGGGGAGCGGCAGAGTGCTAGGGAGATGACAGAGGTGCTGCCCAGCCAGCGCTACAATGCCCACATGGTGCCTGAGGATGGGAGCCTCACCTGCCTCCAGGCTGGCGTCT ATGTCCTGCGCTTCGACAACACCTACAGCCGGATGCATGCCAAGAAGCTCAGCTACACTGTGGAGGTGCTGCTTCCCGACAAGGCCTCTGAGGAGACGCTGCGGAGTCTCAAGGCGATGAGACCCTCCCCAACACAGTGA